The Mucilaginibacter yixingensis genome window below encodes:
- a CDS encoding DinB family protein, whose amino-acid sequence MDLIAERKAIEAALDAYRAELDRLPDDLFDVTPPSGGWSFAEVYSHILQSTLGASIATEKCARGTAPTTRKGLNLLGRFLMLTNHFPPAKIKAPPVIPVLKISKEEARNMIIKCRKRIESIAPLLPDAEDHHRISHPRLGMLHAKHWFKFLRVHLQHHLKQLKRIEREMGTRIV is encoded by the coding sequence ATGGATCTGATAGCCGAACGCAAAGCCATTGAAGCCGCACTTGACGCCTACCGCGCCGAGCTGGACCGCCTACCCGACGATCTATTTGACGTTACCCCGCCCAGCGGCGGCTGGTCGTTCGCGGAGGTATACTCGCATATCCTGCAGTCTACATTGGGCGCCAGCATAGCTACAGAGAAATGCGCCAGAGGAACCGCACCTACCACCCGCAAAGGCCTCAACCTGCTGGGCCGGTTTTTGATGCTGACTAACCATTTTCCACCTGCCAAAATAAAGGCTCCTCCGGTTATCCCGGTGCTAAAGATCAGCAAAGAGGAGGCCCGCAATATGATCATCAAATGCCGTAAGCGCATTGAGTCTATCGCCCCGCTCCTGCCCGATGCCGAAGATCACCACCGCATCAGTCACCCGCGACTGGGAATGCTGCACGCCAAACACTGGTTTAAGTTTTTGCGCGTGCATTTGCAGCATCACCTGAAGCAGTTGAAGCGAATTGAGCGGGAAATGGGAACCAGGATTGTCTGA
- a CDS encoding agmatine/peptidylarginine deiminase has translation MDNLKGFHFPAEWAPHTATWLSWPHKEESWPGKIGMIYNRYAEFIKELAKGELVCINVANDQMKAFALQHLQEVGADVSKVEFYNFPTNDAWCRDHGPAFLVNYEEKKKIIVDWGYNAWGGKYPPFDLDDVIPTRIAEQFGLPVYHPGIVMEGGSVDFNGKGTVLTTTACLLNENRNPHLNQDQIEAYLRNYYGVEQVLWLGDGIIGDDTDGHIDDITRFVNEDTVVTVVEENKADENYHILQENLDTLKTMRLLNGKQLNIVELPMPDPVIWEDQRLPASYANFYIGNAAVVVPTYRCDKDDKALDIIQQCFPDRKVVGIDSTDIIWGLGSFHCLSQQEPTV, from the coding sequence ATGGATAACCTGAAAGGATTTCACTTTCCGGCCGAATGGGCCCCACATACCGCTACCTGGCTAAGCTGGCCACATAAAGAAGAATCATGGCCGGGCAAAATCGGTATGATTTATAACCGCTATGCCGAGTTTATTAAAGAACTGGCCAAAGGCGAGCTGGTGTGCATCAACGTTGCTAATGACCAAATGAAAGCCTTCGCCTTGCAGCATCTGCAGGAAGTTGGTGCCGATGTAAGTAAGGTGGAGTTCTATAACTTCCCAACTAACGATGCCTGGTGCCGCGATCATGGTCCGGCGTTTTTGGTGAATTACGAAGAAAAGAAGAAAATCATTGTCGACTGGGGCTATAATGCCTGGGGCGGCAAATATCCACCGTTTGATCTGGATGATGTGATCCCGACCCGCATTGCAGAGCAATTCGGGTTGCCGGTATACCATCCTGGTATTGTGATGGAAGGAGGCTCGGTTGATTTTAACGGCAAGGGTACAGTGCTAACCACTACCGCTTGTCTGCTGAATGAGAATCGCAATCCGCATTTAAATCAGGATCAGATCGAAGCATACCTGCGCAATTATTATGGCGTGGAGCAAGTGCTTTGGTTGGGCGATGGCATTATAGGCGATGATACCGACGGTCATATTGACGATATCACCCGCTTTGTAAACGAAGACACCGTGGTTACCGTGGTAGAAGAAAACAAAGCCGACGAGAATTACCACATTCTGCAGGAAAACCTGGATACCTTAAAAACCATGCGCCTGTTGAACGGCAAGCAACTGAATATTGTTGAGCTGCCAATGCCAGATCCGGTAATTTGGGAAGATCAGCGCCTGCCGGCATCTTATGCAAACTTCTATATCGGTAACGCGGCAGTTGTAGTACCAACCTACCGTTGCGATAAAGACGATAAGGCGTTAGATATTATCCAGCAGTGTTTCCCCGACCGCAAAGTGGTGGGTATTGATTCAACCGACATTATTTGGGGATTGGGCAGCTTCCATTGCCTGAGCCAGCAGGAGCCTACGGTTTAA
- a CDS encoding asparagine synthetase B, with the protein MHCILKYCWTFLLVLTAICGRASSILLPMDEVQKDHLKSYGIAFWILKNGSTVDWLLNYRGGSFLTAYNSNTENECKIRGVTYEVIDDGKVSEIMTQINDPSVNMDVVKLEKAPRIALYSPKNKGGLEDAVELVLKYAEIPFDYVYDEEVMKGDLQKYDWLHLHHEDFTGQYSKMGNRGRFGGYGGFGNGFPGGMQGSGFGGEFRPEDNAESKAAQEARAQKLGFKKVSKMKLAVAQRIRDFCANGGFLFAMCSGADSFDIALSAYKTDIVDTQYDGDPPDPNAQSKIDYSQTLAFQNFTVYTGMQRGFSDINNQRRIPREEDFFTLFDFSAKWDVVPSMLTQDHERVIKGFNGLATAFNKDKLKPGVTVMGETKTLNEARYIHGEYGKGQWTFYGGHDPEDYQHSPGEPPTDLSLHPNSPGYRLILNNILFPAARKKSQKT; encoded by the coding sequence ATGCACTGCATTCTCAAATATTGCTGGACGTTTTTGCTTGTGCTCACCGCTATTTGCGGCAGGGCATCGTCTATCTTATTACCGATGGATGAGGTACAGAAAGATCACCTGAAATCATACGGCATCGCCTTCTGGATCTTGAAGAACGGCAGCACGGTAGACTGGCTACTCAACTATCGTGGCGGCAGCTTCCTTACCGCTTACAACTCAAACACCGAGAACGAGTGCAAAATACGCGGCGTAACCTACGAGGTAATTGACGACGGCAAGGTAAGCGAGATCATGACGCAGATTAATGATCCATCCGTTAACATGGATGTGGTGAAATTAGAAAAAGCACCCAGAATTGCCCTGTACTCCCCCAAAAACAAAGGCGGCCTGGAAGACGCTGTAGAACTGGTATTGAAGTATGCTGAGATTCCTTTCGATTATGTTTACGATGAGGAGGTAATGAAAGGCGACCTACAAAAGTACGATTGGCTGCACCTGCATCACGAAGATTTTACCGGCCAGTATAGCAAAATGGGCAATCGTGGCCGGTTTGGAGGATATGGAGGTTTTGGCAACGGATTTCCCGGCGGGATGCAGGGAAGCGGTTTTGGGGGAGAATTCAGACCTGAAGACAATGCAGAAAGCAAAGCAGCACAGGAAGCAAGGGCACAAAAACTGGGCTTTAAAAAAGTATCAAAAATGAAACTGGCCGTGGCCCAGCGCATCCGCGATTTTTGTGCCAATGGTGGCTTTTTGTTTGCCATGTGCTCGGGTGCTGATAGTTTCGACATTGCCCTATCAGCCTATAAAACCGACATTGTAGATACCCAATACGATGGCGACCCTCCCGATCCCAATGCGCAATCAAAGATTGATTATAGCCAAACACTGGCTTTCCAAAACTTTACCGTTTATACCGGAATGCAGCGCGGCTTTAGCGACATCAACAATCAACGGCGCATCCCGCGTGAGGAAGACTTTTTTACGCTTTTTGATTTTTCGGCCAAATGGGATGTGGTGCCCAGCATGCTCACCCAGGATCATGAACGTGTGATAAAAGGCTTTAACGGACTGGCCACAGCCTTTAACAAAGACAAGCTGAAACCCGGCGTAACCGTGATGGGTGAAACAAAAACACTGAATGAAGCCCGCTACATACACGGCGAGTACGGCAAGGGTCAGTGGACTTTCTACGGCGGGCATGACCCGGAAGATTACCAGCACAGTCCCGGCGAACCACCGACTGACCTATCGCTACACCCCAACTCACCCGGCTACAGGTTGATTCTGAATAATATTTTGTTCCCTGCCGCCCGAAAGAAATCGCAGAAAACGTGA
- a CDS encoding DUF4834 family protein translates to MIKYLIEVICVFYLVRTIARWLLGSLFQGAVNNAQQQQSYRQQQTRQQQSRPREGTIKIEHMPAQKKQQVPDSEGDFIDYEEVK, encoded by the coding sequence ATGATCAAGTATTTGATTGAAGTTATTTGTGTTTTTTACCTGGTGCGCACCATAGCTCGCTGGTTATTAGGCTCTTTATTTCAAGGAGCAGTTAATAATGCACAGCAGCAACAGTCGTATCGTCAACAACAAACACGTCAGCAACAGTCGCGCCCACGCGAGGGGACCATCAAAATTGAACACATGCCTGCTCAAAAAAAACAGCAGGTGCCAGATTCTGAAGGTGATTTTATTGATTACGAAGAAGTAAAATAA
- a CDS encoding YfhO family protein has protein sequence MDKWFKRNGQHMAIIGIFLIVCFFYFTPAFSGKTLGQSDVVGAQSTQKEINDYREKGQTILWTNQIFGGMPAYQIWAPYPNNITTWVVKAVKTVLPNPVDTVLILLLGTYLLLNVLKVKPWLAGAGAIAFTFSSYNIILLTAGHSNQAFAIAFFAPVIAGIILTFRGKYLTGAALTALFLAMEIRANHIQMTYYLMLALLILLGIELYHAFKGKTMPAFVKSVTYLAAALVLAVLVNISMLWSNAEYAKDSYRGKSNLTKNAKEPKNGLDKDYAYEWSQGVGECFTFLIPNAYGGGNGTETLDKTSATAKVFLNKNVAEEQAVNYAQQLSNFPGLSLYWGNKPGTAGPFYFGAVICFLFVLGLIIVRNRLKWWLLATVLLTMLLSFGKNLPFLSDLFFNYFPLYNKFRAVESILAVASLCFPILAVLAIQELSDNPDKAAIFKKLKIAFFIVGGITLLMIAIPDALLNFRSDDQAAGVSNLTQALQGDSNMAQSIASALREDRISLERTDAIRTLIFVVVAFGLLWAFVKQKINLTVMSIGLFALVLVDMWQIDKRYLKDANFQDKVDADAAVKPREVDSFIMRDNDPDFRVFDASANIKFDVFNPFFHKSVSGYSAARLKRFDELIDNQFSKSINHDVLDMLNTKYIITTDPKTQQASMQVNHTACGNAWFVKNIRFADNADQEMQAISSFSPKDEAIVDKQYTKMIDTKPTAFDAAAKITLTNYNPDHMTYESTSGTPQVAVFSEIYYDKGWTMLIDGKESPYFRSDYVLRAASIPVGNHKIEFVFHPASYYTGETISLIGSILLLLALGGAIYIGVKKQPELAVK, from the coding sequence ATGGACAAATGGTTTAAACGTAATGGCCAACACATGGCCATTATAGGCATATTTTTAATAGTATGTTTTTTCTACTTCACACCAGCCTTCAGCGGCAAAACACTCGGCCAGAGTGATGTTGTAGGCGCACAATCCACCCAAAAAGAAATTAACGACTACCGCGAAAAGGGCCAAACCATTTTGTGGACCAACCAGATTTTTGGTGGTATGCCTGCCTACCAAATCTGGGCACCATATCCAAACAACATTACCACCTGGGTAGTAAAAGCCGTTAAAACCGTACTGCCCAACCCGGTAGATACTGTGCTCATCCTCTTATTGGGCACTTACCTGCTGCTCAATGTATTAAAAGTCAAACCATGGTTAGCGGGAGCGGGTGCTATTGCGTTCACGTTCTCGTCATACAATATTATCCTGTTAACAGCCGGGCACTCTAACCAGGCTTTCGCTATCGCGTTTTTTGCGCCAGTTATAGCAGGAATTATCCTGACGTTTAGAGGCAAATATTTAACAGGTGCCGCGCTTACCGCACTGTTCCTGGCTATGGAGATCAGGGCCAACCATATCCAGATGACTTATTATCTGATGCTGGCGCTGCTTATTTTGCTGGGCATTGAGCTTTATCATGCATTTAAAGGCAAAACCATGCCGGCCTTTGTTAAGTCGGTTACTTATTTAGCTGCAGCTTTAGTGCTGGCTGTATTGGTAAACATTTCTATGTTATGGAGCAATGCCGAATACGCTAAAGACAGCTACCGCGGTAAATCAAACCTAACCAAAAACGCTAAAGAACCTAAAAACGGTTTAGATAAAGACTACGCTTACGAGTGGAGCCAGGGCGTGGGCGAGTGTTTCACCTTCCTGATCCCGAACGCTTACGGCGGCGGTAACGGTACTGAAACGCTTGACAAAACATCTGCAACAGCAAAAGTATTTTTGAATAAAAACGTGGCGGAAGAACAGGCTGTAAATTACGCACAACAGTTGTCTAACTTCCCAGGTCTTTCGCTTTACTGGGGTAACAAACCAGGCACCGCCGGTCCGTTTTATTTTGGTGCCGTGATCTGTTTCCTGTTTGTACTGGGCCTGATCATTGTACGTAACCGATTGAAATGGTGGCTACTGGCAACCGTATTGCTAACCATGCTGCTGTCGTTCGGTAAAAACCTGCCGTTCCTGTCAGATCTTTTCTTTAACTACTTCCCGCTTTATAACAAGTTCCGTGCGGTAGAATCTATTCTGGCGGTGGCCAGCTTGTGTTTCCCTATCCTGGCGGTATTGGCTATTCAGGAACTATCAGACAACCCTGACAAAGCGGCTATCTTCAAAAAACTAAAAATTGCTTTCTTCATTGTTGGCGGTATTACCCTGTTGATGATTGCTATTCCGGATGCCTTGCTGAACTTCCGTTCAGACGATCAGGCTGCCGGTGTGAGCAACCTTACCCAGGCTTTACAAGGCGATAGCAATATGGCACAAAGCATTGCCAGCGCACTGCGCGAAGACCGCATCTCGTTAGAACGTACCGATGCCATCCGCACGCTGATTTTTGTAGTTGTGGCTTTTGGTTTACTGTGGGCGTTTGTAAAACAGAAAATCAATTTAACGGTAATGTCTATCGGTCTGTTTGCACTGGTATTAGTGGACATGTGGCAGATTGACAAACGCTACCTGAAGGATGCTAACTTCCAGGATAAAGTTGATGCCGATGCGGCAGTTAAACCGCGCGAGGTAGATAGCTTTATTATGCGCGATAACGACCCTGATTTCCGTGTATTTGACGCTTCGGCCAATATTAAGTTCGATGTATTTAACCCGTTCTTCCATAAATCGGTTAGTGGCTACTCTGCAGCACGTTTAAAACGTTTTGACGAGTTGATTGACAACCAGTTCAGCAAAAGCATTAACCACGATGTACTGGACATGCTGAACACCAAATACATCATTACCACCGATCCGAAAACACAGCAGGCCAGCATGCAGGTAAATCACACTGCCTGCGGTAACGCCTGGTTTGTAAAAAACATCCGTTTTGCCGATAATGCCGATCAGGAAATGCAGGCCATCAGCAGCTTCTCACCAAAAGACGAAGCAATTGTTGACAAGCAATACACCAAGATGATTGATACCAAGCCGACTGCTTTTGATGCGGCTGCTAAGATCACGCTGACCAACTACAATCCAGATCACATGACGTATGAGAGTACTTCGGGCACGCCACAGGTTGCCGTATTCTCTGAGATTTATTACGATAAAGGCTGGACAATGTTAATTGATGGCAAAGAGTCGCCATACTTCCGCAGCGATTATGTACTGCGTGCGGCGTCTATACCGGTGGGTAATCACAAAATTGAGTTTGTGTTTCATCCGGCATCATACTACACCGGCGAGACGATCTCACTTATCGGTTCTATCCTCCTGTTGCTGGCCCTGGGCGGCGCCATCTATATTGGTGTAAAAAAACAACCGGAGTTAGCAGTTAAATAA
- a CDS encoding lysylphosphatidylglycerol synthase transmembrane domain-containing protein gives MATLKQEAQEPKTPKQKLWNVTQTVLKFAITGSLLYWVFTKVPISQAKDRLLHANYWWMLAALLCYFCSIIASSWRLLSFFKSIDLRLAPRFNFRLYMLGLFYNMLLPGGIGGDGYKIWLLNKSYGLSGKKVFWALLFDRLSGLWAIGLIIISLKIFIPQIEIHFAIPFAVFAFGTMIYYVIVKRFFADFGKHFFKGHAKAILVQTCQVMAIIMVLMGQGFNGKFAPYLLSFLVSAFASVVPTVGGLGAREAIFQWCANLFGMNVGLAVFLSVSFYLISLTVALFGVYYVLRPKRLEDGLPPKETPAIDEHPTEHLSLPE, from the coding sequence ATGGCAACATTAAAACAAGAGGCGCAGGAGCCCAAAACCCCGAAGCAAAAGCTGTGGAACGTTACCCAAACGGTACTCAAGTTTGCTATTACCGGCTCGCTGCTATACTGGGTATTTACCAAAGTGCCCATCAGTCAGGCTAAAGATCGCCTGCTGCACGCCAATTACTGGTGGATGCTGGCAGCGTTGCTATGCTACTTTTGCTCTATCATTGCCTCATCATGGCGCTTGCTGAGCTTCTTTAAGTCGATAGACTTGCGGTTGGCTCCACGTTTTAACTTCCGCCTTTATATGCTGGGCTTATTCTACAACATGCTGCTCCCGGGTGGCATTGGTGGTGATGGTTATAAGATCTGGCTGCTTAATAAAAGCTATGGCCTATCAGGCAAAAAGGTTTTCTGGGCCTTGCTTTTCGATAGATTGAGCGGCTTATGGGCTATTGGCCTCATTATTATTTCACTTAAAATCTTCATCCCTCAAATAGAGATTCATTTTGCTATCCCGTTTGCTGTTTTTGCTTTCGGTACCATGATCTATTACGTAATAGTGAAAAGATTTTTTGCCGATTTTGGCAAGCACTTCTTTAAAGGTCATGCCAAAGCGATATTGGTACAAACCTGCCAGGTAATGGCCATTATTATGGTGCTGATGGGGCAGGGTTTTAACGGCAAATTTGCACCTTACCTGCTCTCGTTCCTGGTTTCGGCCTTTGCATCGGTAGTGCCTACCGTGGGTGGCTTGGGTGCACGCGAGGCTATTTTCCAATGGTGTGCCAATCTGTTTGGCATGAATGTGGGCCTGGCAGTTTTCCTGAGTGTATCTTTTTACCTTATATCGCTAACGGTAGCGCTGTTTGGCGTTTATTACGTACTGCGCCCTAAACGTTTGGAAGATGGCTTGCCGCCGAAAGAAACACCGGCAATTGACGAGCACCCGACGGAGCATTTGTCTTTACCCGAATAA
- the uvrB gene encoding excinuclease ABC subunit UvrB: protein MDFKLTSEYQPMGDQPNAIRQLVEGVQGGDTYQTLLGVTGSGKTFTVANVIQQTQRPTLILSHNKTLAAQLYGEFKQFFPENAVNYFVSYYDYYQPEAFIPSSNTYIEKDLQINQEIEKLRLRTTSALMSGRRDVIVVSSISCIYGMGNPDDFAASVFRFAVGTRISRNAFLHRLVEILYARTTADFKRGTFRVKGDNVEIYPAYLDYAYRISFFGDDIEELSSFDPATGKTIEKMTHMVVFPANLYVAPRDRFTKSIWAIQEELETRKKQFIDDGRFLEAKRLEERVNYDLEMIRELGYCSGIENYSRFFDGRQPGARPFCLLDYFPDDYLMVIDESHVTVPQIRAMYGGDRSRKISLVDYGFRLPAALDNRPLNFQEFEGLAPQTIYVSATPGDFELEKSEGVVIEQVIRPTGLLDPVIDVRPVINQVDDLLEEVDQTVKAGDRVLVTTLTKRMAEELAKYMDKLGIKCRYIHSEVKTLERVEILRGLRLGEFDVLIGINLLREGLDLPEVSLVAILDADKEGFLRSERSLIQTIGRAARNDRGRVIMYADKITDSMRITMDETNRRREKQIAYNTERGITPRTVGKSREAIIEQTSVVDFVGGVQKPYIESETLSIAADPIVQYMGKKDLQKAIDNTRKDMLAAAKDMDFLQAAKLRDEMFALEKMMQEKF, encoded by the coding sequence ATGGATTTCAAATTAACATCTGAATATCAGCCCATGGGCGATCAGCCCAATGCCATCCGTCAACTGGTGGAGGGCGTACAGGGCGGCGATACTTACCAAACACTTTTGGGAGTTACCGGCTCGGGTAAAACGTTTACCGTTGCCAACGTCATCCAGCAAACGCAAAGGCCCACGCTCATCCTCAGCCATAACAAAACGCTGGCGGCACAGCTATACGGCGAGTTCAAGCAGTTTTTTCCGGAGAATGCGGTAAACTACTTTGTATCGTACTACGATTATTATCAGCCGGAGGCGTTCATCCCTTCCAGCAATACTTATATAGAGAAAGACCTGCAGATTAACCAGGAGATTGAAAAGCTGCGCCTGCGCACCACCTCGGCCCTGATGTCTGGCCGCAGGGATGTGATTGTGGTATCCTCTATCTCGTGCATCTACGGTATGGGTAACCCCGATGACTTTGCCGCTTCGGTATTCCGTTTTGCGGTGGGCACACGGATCAGCCGCAATGCTTTTTTGCACCGCCTGGTAGAGATTTTATATGCCCGTACCACTGCCGATTTTAAGCGAGGCACCTTCCGTGTGAAAGGTGATAACGTAGAGATCTATCCGGCTTATCTTGACTATGCTTACCGCATCTCCTTCTTTGGCGACGACATTGAAGAACTAAGCTCTTTTGATCCCGCCACAGGGAAAACCATCGAGAAAATGACGCACATGGTGGTGTTTCCCGCCAACCTGTACGTAGCACCGCGCGATAGGTTTACCAAATCTATCTGGGCGATACAGGAAGAGCTGGAAACCCGTAAGAAACAGTTTATTGATGATGGCCGCTTCCTGGAAGCCAAGCGATTGGAAGAACGGGTGAACTACGATCTGGAGATGATTCGCGAGCTGGGCTATTGCTCGGGTATTGAGAACTACTCCCGCTTTTTTGATGGCCGCCAACCGGGAGCAAGGCCCTTCTGCCTGCTGGATTACTTCCCGGATGATTACCTGATGGTAATTGACGAGAGCCACGTAACCGTACCGCAGATCCGCGCCATGTATGGTGGCGACCGCTCGCGTAAGATATCTTTGGTAGACTATGGCTTCCGCTTGCCTGCAGCGTTGGATAACCGCCCTCTTAATTTCCAGGAGTTTGAAGGGCTGGCGCCACAAACCATTTATGTGAGCGCTACGCCGGGTGATTTTGAACTGGAAAAATCTGAAGGTGTAGTGATTGAGCAGGTGATCCGTCCGACAGGTCTACTTGACCCGGTGATTGATGTTCGCCCGGTAATTAACCAGGTCGATGATTTGCTGGAAGAGGTTGACCAAACCGTAAAAGCAGGCGACCGCGTGCTGGTAACCACCCTAACCAAACGCATGGCCGAAGAGCTGGCCAAATACATGGATAAGCTGGGCATCAAATGCCGCTACATCCACTCGGAGGTAAAAACGCTCGAACGTGTAGAAATCCTGCGCGGATTACGCCTGGGTGAGTTTGACGTGCTGATCGGCATCAACCTTTTGCGTGAAGGTTTGGATTTACCCGAAGTATCGTTGGTAGCTATTTTGGATGCTGACAAAGAAGGCTTCCTAAGGTCGGAGCGCTCGCTGATCCAGACCATCGGTCGCGCGGCACGTAATGACCGCGGACGGGTAATTATGTATGCCGACAAAATCACCGACTCCATGCGCATTACCATGGACGAAACCAATCGCCGCCGCGAAAAGCAGATTGCTTACAATACAGAGCGCGGCATCACACCAAGAACGGTAGGTAAATCCAGAGAGGCCATCATTGAGCAAACCTCGGTAGTTGACTTTGTAGGCGGCGTGCAAAAACCATACATAGAATCAGAAACGCTTTCTATTGCAGCGGACCCAATTGTTCAGTACATGGGCAAAAAAGATTTGCAGAAGGCCATAGATAATACCCGCAAAGATATGCTGGCCGCCGCCAAGGATATGGACTTCCTCCAGGCCGCCAAGCTGCGTGATGAGATGTTTGCTTTGGAAAAAATGATGCAGGAGAAGTTTTAG
- a CDS encoding carbon-nitrogen hydrolase encodes MSKVNVGIVQMSCTADKQQNLQKAIVKVREAAAKGAQIVCLQELFTSLYFCDVEDYDNFKLAEAIPGPSTDVLSKVAAELGVVIIASLFEKRAQGVYHNTTAVLDADGAYLGKYRKMHIPDDPGFYEKFYFTPGDLGYKVFKTKFATIGVLICWDQWYPEAARITALMGAEILFYPTAIGWATTQDEATNVKQYNAWQTIQRSHAVANGVHVVSVNRVGEEAGVKFWGGSFFADPFGELLHQTTVEEEEVIVKELDLDKSDYYRSHWPFLRDRRIDSYQPITKRLIDED; translated from the coding sequence ATGAGCAAAGTCAATGTCGGAATAGTACAGATGAGCTGCACTGCAGATAAGCAGCAGAATTTGCAAAAAGCTATTGTTAAAGTGCGTGAGGCTGCGGCCAAAGGTGCGCAGATAGTTTGCCTGCAGGAGCTGTTTACATCGCTGTATTTTTGTGATGTAGAAGATTACGATAACTTTAAACTGGCCGAGGCCATTCCTGGCCCGTCAACAGATGTACTGAGCAAGGTTGCTGCCGAGCTGGGTGTAGTAATTATAGCATCGTTGTTTGAAAAACGTGCGCAGGGTGTTTATCATAACACCACCGCCGTGCTTGATGCTGATGGTGCTTACCTGGGCAAATACCGCAAAATGCACATCCCGGATGATCCGGGTTTCTACGAGAAATTCTATTTCACTCCGGGCGATCTGGGCTATAAAGTATTCAAAACCAAATTTGCCACTATCGGTGTGCTCATCTGCTGGGATCAATGGTATCCTGAAGCTGCACGCATCACCGCTTTGATGGGCGCCGAAATTTTGTTCTACCCAACCGCAATCGGCTGGGCAACTACACAGGATGAAGCCACCAACGTAAAACAATACAACGCATGGCAAACCATCCAGCGCTCGCACGCGGTGGCTAACGGTGTGCACGTGGTAAGCGTGAACCGTGTAGGCGAGGAAGCCGGCGTTAAATTCTGGGGAGGGTCATTCTTTGCAGATCCGTTTGGCGAACTGCTGCACCAAACCACCGTTGAGGAGGAAGAAGTGATTGTGAAAGAACTTGATCTGGATAAATCTGATTACTACCGCAGTCACTGGCCGTTTTTGAGAGACAGAAGGATCGATTCTTATCAGCCGATAACTAAGCGCCTGATAGACGAGGACTAA
- a CDS encoding UDP-2,3-diacylglucosamine diphosphatase yields the protein MAKREVDIVVISDVHLGTYGCHPKELLKYLKSIKPKMLILNGDIIDIWQFSKSYWPETHTKILRRILKFVTEGIPVYYLTGNHDEMLRKFADFNLGTFQLLNKLVLNVDGKKAWIFHGDVFDVTMQHSKWLAKLGAVGYDTLILINSFVNWCLTKLGRPKMSFSQKVKSKFKDAVKFINQFEQTAADLAVDKGYDYVICGHIHHAEIRTINSTKGNGSVLYLNSGDWVESLTALEYNNKEWRIHQFKPEDLDTEIEDDDKTDAEDLDAKLDVNLLLERFKQENH from the coding sequence ATGGCTAAACGTGAGGTAGATATTGTTGTTATTTCTGACGTGCACTTGGGCACCTACGGTTGTCATCCCAAAGAGCTGCTGAAATACCTGAAGAGTATCAAACCCAAAATGCTCATTTTGAACGGCGATATTATTGATATCTGGCAGTTCAGCAAGTCATACTGGCCCGAAACCCATACCAAAATTCTGCGCCGCATCCTGAAGTTTGTAACCGAGGGCATCCCCGTTTACTACCTTACCGGCAACCATGATGAGATGCTGCGCAAGTTTGCCGATTTTAACCTCGGCACCTTCCAGCTCCTCAATAAACTGGTATTGAATGTTGACGGCAAGAAAGCCTGGATCTTCCACGGCGACGTGTTCGACGTGACCATGCAACATTCTAAATGGCTGGCAAAACTGGGGGCCGTCGGCTACGACACCCTGATTTTAATTAACAGCTTTGTTAACTGGTGCCTCACTAAGCTGGGTCGGCCCAAGATGAGCTTCTCGCAAAAAGTGAAAAGCAAGTTTAAAGATGCCGTAAAATTCATCAATCAGTTTGAGCAAACCGCGGCCGACCTGGCGGTAGACAAAGGTTATGACTACGTGATCTGCGGGCACATTCACCATGCAGAGATCCGCACCATTAACTCTACCAAAGGCAATGGCTCGGTACTTTACCTTAACTCAGGCGATTGGGTTGAGAGCCTCACCGCGTTGGAATACAACAATAAAGAATGGCGCATCCACCAGTTTAAGCCTGAAGATCTGGATACAGAGATTGAAGACGACGACAAGACCGATGCAGAAGATCTGGATGCTAAGCTGGATGTAAACCTGCTGCTGGAGCGCTTTAAGCAGGAGAATCATTAA